One genomic segment of Rubripirellula amarantea includes these proteins:
- a CDS encoding trans-sulfuration enzyme family protein → MAQSDHSFRTRAIHVGNEVDPSTGAVVPPIHLASTFRQPGAGEWGEFDYSRSGNPTRTNLQTTLASLEGGCGALAFSSGMAAIHCVTMLLRAGDHVIAGCDLYGGAYRLLHQICDRSGITVTLVDMTDVAAIEAAITKQTKLIWAETIGNPRLSIPDLSAISAIGKSRGILTGVDNTFGTPALIRPLEQGIDIVMHSATKYLGGHSDCLGGTLAVADETILKDLYFVQNATGAVLDPLSCFLVSRGLKTLELRIREQSKTAMALSLWLQGHPKVRSVLYPGLPSHPQHDLAKQSFCDNFGAMVTFELDATERETAKVCESTKLFHLAVSLGAVESLIEQPATMSHASYAPEDRARFGITDGLIRLSVGLESVEDLQADLAQAIG, encoded by the coding sequence ATGGCTCAATCTGATCATTCCTTTCGCACACGCGCCATTCACGTCGGCAACGAAGTTGATCCTTCCACCGGTGCCGTCGTCCCGCCGATTCATCTCGCCAGCACGTTTCGCCAACCTGGTGCTGGCGAATGGGGTGAGTTTGATTATTCCCGCAGCGGCAATCCCACACGAACCAACCTGCAAACGACCTTAGCCTCGCTCGAAGGCGGTTGCGGAGCTTTGGCTTTCTCGTCAGGCATGGCGGCGATCCACTGCGTCACGATGCTGCTTCGCGCAGGCGATCATGTCATCGCGGGTTGTGACCTCTACGGTGGCGCGTACCGTTTGCTGCATCAGATTTGTGACCGTAGCGGAATCACGGTCACGCTGGTCGACATGACCGACGTCGCTGCGATCGAAGCCGCAATCACCAAGCAGACGAAACTGATCTGGGCGGAAACGATCGGCAATCCAAGGTTGAGCATCCCCGATTTATCCGCCATTTCAGCAATCGGAAAGTCTCGGGGCATCTTAACGGGAGTCGACAACACGTTTGGCACACCCGCGTTGATTCGCCCGCTCGAACAAGGCATCGATATCGTCATGCATTCGGCGACCAAATACCTTGGCGGCCACAGCGACTGTCTCGGCGGAACCCTTGCGGTCGCCGATGAAACGATATTGAAGGATCTTTACTTTGTACAAAATGCCACCGGTGCGGTTCTGGATCCGTTGAGTTGTTTTTTGGTTTCGCGAGGACTCAAGACTCTCGAATTGCGAATTCGTGAACAATCCAAAACAGCAATGGCACTATCGCTTTGGTTGCAGGGCCATCCCAAGGTCCGCAGCGTTTTGTACCCCGGCTTACCATCGCATCCCCAGCATGATTTGGCCAAGCAGTCGTTCTGCGACAATTTCGGTGCGATGGTCACCTTCGAACTCGACGCAACCGAGCGAGAAACGGCGAAGGTTTGCGAATCCACCAAGCTGTTCCACCTTGCCGTTAGTCTTGGCGCGGTAGAATCCTTAATCGAACAACCCGCCACCATGTCCCATGCCTCTTATGCACCTGAAGACCGAGCCCGTTTTGGAATCACCGATGGCCTCATCCGCCTTTCGGTTGGACTAGAATCGGTGGAAGATCTTCAAGCCGATCTCGCCCAAGCGATTGGGTAA
- a CDS encoding FAD-dependent oxidoreductase, whose translation MKYLCFLFVLCCTNVFADQSYDVVIYGGTSGAVTAAIQAKVMGKSVIIVSPDKHLGGLSSSGLGFTDSGNKDVVGGLSQEFYHRVWEHYQNPSVWTRQTKAEFGERSQGPPPRAGGVPTMWVFEPQVAESIFDAWINEYDIPLVREAYLDRSAGGVDVKNATIHSFKTLDGKTYRGKMFIDTTYEGDLMAAAGVSYHVGREANSVYNERYNGVQTGVFHHPHYFAQKVDPYVVPGDPSSGLLPKISDQPPGEKGSGDKRIQAYCFRMCLSNHPDNRIPFAKPADYNAGDYALLSRALAVETHDLFSKFDLMPNRKTDTNNHGPFSTDNIGMNYDYPEATYERRQEIIAEHESYQKGLMYFMSHDPSVPQAIRNRMQTWGLAADEFQDNGGWPHQLYIREARRMIGHYVMTEHDCLDRVPTPDSVGMGSYTLDSHNVQRYVTEEGFVQNEGDIGIHTPRPYEIAYGSMVPKQEECRNLFVPVCISSSHMAFGSIRMEPVFMVLGQSAATAAVMAIDANCDVQSVPYSELSERLISDGQVLTYEVAYERPTSKLPGIVVDDEDAKRLGKWTHSTSSASYLDSGYHHDGNEHDPETAIVFDSQLKPGVYEVRFSYPPNANRATNTRLSISHSEGTTTVAINQRKVPPLPGGWISLGKFKFGESGSVRVETSDADGYVVADAVQWLPR comes from the coding sequence GTGAAGTACTTGTGTTTCTTGTTCGTGCTCTGCTGCACCAATGTGTTTGCCGACCAATCCTACGACGTAGTCATTTACGGCGGCACCAGCGGCGCTGTCACCGCAGCCATTCAGGCGAAAGTGATGGGCAAGTCCGTCATCATCGTGTCACCCGACAAGCACTTGGGAGGGCTCTCATCGAGCGGACTGGGATTCACGGATTCTGGCAATAAAGACGTCGTGGGTGGACTGAGCCAAGAGTTCTACCACCGAGTTTGGGAACACTACCAAAATCCATCCGTGTGGACCCGCCAAACGAAGGCCGAATTTGGCGAACGCAGCCAAGGACCGCCTCCGCGTGCGGGCGGAGTTCCCACAATGTGGGTGTTCGAGCCTCAGGTGGCCGAATCCATCTTCGACGCATGGATCAACGAGTACGACATTCCGCTGGTCCGAGAGGCCTATCTAGATCGCTCTGCGGGCGGTGTTGATGTGAAGAACGCGACCATTCACTCGTTTAAAACTCTTGATGGAAAAACGTATCGGGGCAAGATGTTCATCGACACCACGTATGAAGGTGACCTGATGGCAGCGGCAGGCGTTTCGTATCACGTCGGACGCGAAGCCAACTCGGTATACAACGAACGCTATAACGGGGTTCAAACGGGCGTCTTTCATCACCCCCATTACTTTGCCCAAAAAGTAGATCCGTACGTGGTTCCTGGTGACCCGAGTTCTGGGCTTCTCCCTAAAATCAGTGACCAACCGCCGGGCGAAAAGGGCTCGGGTGACAAGCGTATCCAGGCGTACTGCTTTCGAATGTGTTTGAGCAATCATCCGGACAATCGAATTCCGTTCGCTAAACCCGCCGACTACAACGCGGGCGACTACGCATTACTATCTCGCGCGCTCGCCGTCGAAACGCACGACTTGTTCAGCAAGTTTGACCTCATGCCCAATCGTAAAACGGATACGAACAACCATGGGCCGTTCAGCACCGACAATATCGGGATGAACTACGACTACCCCGAAGCGACGTACGAACGACGTCAAGAAATCATTGCCGAACATGAATCGTACCAGAAGGGTTTGATGTACTTCATGTCCCATGATCCAAGCGTTCCCCAAGCCATCCGAAACCGGATGCAAACGTGGGGCTTGGCGGCAGACGAGTTCCAAGACAATGGCGGTTGGCCTCACCAGCTTTACATTCGCGAAGCACGTCGAATGATCGGACACTATGTGATGACCGAACATGATTGTCTCGATCGAGTGCCAACACCAGATTCAGTGGGAATGGGGTCGTACACTCTTGATTCCCATAACGTGCAGCGTTATGTCACGGAAGAAGGTTTCGTCCAGAACGAAGGCGACATCGGAATTCATACACCAAGGCCATACGAAATTGCCTACGGATCCATGGTTCCCAAGCAAGAAGAGTGCAGGAACTTGTTCGTCCCCGTCTGCATCTCGTCATCGCACATGGCATTTGGTTCGATTCGGATGGAACCCGTATTCATGGTGCTTGGACAATCGGCCGCCACTGCTGCGGTGATGGCAATCGATGCGAATTGCGATGTCCAATCGGTACCCTACTCGGAACTTTCGGAACGTTTAATTTCTGATGGCCAAGTGCTGACCTACGAAGTTGCTTACGAACGCCCAACGAGCAAGTTGCCAGGAATTGTCGTCGATGATGAAGACGCCAAGCGATTGGGCAAGTGGACTCACTCCACAAGCAGTGCCTCCTATCTTGACAGTGGGTACCACCACGACGGCAATGAACACGATCCCGAAACGGCGATCGTGTTTGACTCGCAGTTAAAACCCGGCGTTTACGAGGTCAGGTTCAGCTACCCACCCAATGCGAATCGAGCGACGAACACGCGACTTTCCATCTCGCACAGCGAAGGCACGACAACCGTCGCGATCAATCAGCGAAAGGTTCCGCCATTGCCAGGCGGCTGGATTTCGTTAGGCAAGTTCAAATTTGGTGAAAGCGGTTCCGTCCGAGTGGAAACGTCAGATGCAGACGGCTATGTCGTCGCTGACGCGGTCCAGTGGTTACCTCGGTAA
- the tig gene encoding trigger factor, whose protein sequence is MSTSTESTPELAAADEKPSIQLDVKVESPQACLREVIVTIPQAEVQRYMKNAYDELVPEAQVPGFRSGRAPRKLVEKQFKDRVVEQVKGSLLMDSLGQVTDTDQFSAIGEPDFDYNAIEIPDTGDFKFQFKIEVRPEFETPTWKGIKFAKPVETVSDADVDEALKRVLSRYATLEATDEAAVAGDKLLLTAKFSLDGKKLSEMDEERVTLEDRLSLTDGVCENFGELMTGVMEGDVKKGKIKIADGVDDEEMRGKEVDVEFTVVEVLKLEMPELTDSFLEELGDFESEDELRSFVKDSLTRQADYRTEQAIRKTIVGMLTENLQFELPPTLVKRQTNREMRRQVMELQRSGFDDEMIKRFVNASRQNAQTSTEAALREHFVLEQIAEEQKIDAEEADYEAEIELIAQQEDASPRAVRSRLEKQGQMDALRNQIVERKVIALIVEAAKVTEEPVEKKTGEEGSEFAVYHSVLATKDTSEIPEAKYDDDAALEGNKVEKEKDREEE, encoded by the coding sequence ATGTCCACCTCCACCGAATCCACCCCCGAATTAGCTGCCGCTGACGAAAAGCCGTCCATTCAATTGGACGTGAAGGTCGAAAGCCCGCAAGCTTGCCTCCGCGAGGTGATCGTCACGATTCCTCAGGCCGAAGTTCAGCGTTACATGAAGAACGCGTACGATGAACTCGTTCCTGAAGCTCAAGTGCCAGGTTTCCGCAGTGGTCGGGCTCCTCGCAAACTTGTCGAAAAGCAATTCAAGGACCGCGTCGTTGAGCAGGTCAAAGGCTCACTGCTGATGGACAGCCTCGGGCAAGTCACCGATACCGACCAGTTCTCGGCGATCGGCGAACCTGACTTCGATTACAACGCAATTGAAATCCCAGACACCGGCGACTTCAAGTTCCAGTTCAAAATTGAAGTTCGACCTGAATTTGAAACCCCGACTTGGAAAGGCATCAAGTTTGCCAAGCCTGTCGAAACGGTTTCCGATGCCGACGTCGATGAGGCTTTGAAGCGAGTCCTTTCGCGTTATGCAACGCTTGAAGCAACCGACGAAGCCGCTGTCGCAGGCGATAAGCTTCTGCTGACCGCGAAGTTCTCGCTTGACGGCAAGAAGTTGTCCGAGATGGATGAAGAGCGTGTCACGCTTGAAGATCGCCTTAGCCTCACCGATGGCGTGTGCGAGAACTTCGGCGAATTGATGACCGGCGTGATGGAAGGTGACGTCAAGAAGGGCAAGATCAAGATCGCTGATGGCGTCGATGACGAAGAAATGCGTGGTAAGGAAGTCGACGTCGAATTCACGGTCGTCGAAGTCTTGAAGCTTGAAATGCCTGAACTGACCGATTCGTTCTTGGAAGAACTCGGTGATTTCGAGTCCGAGGATGAACTTCGCAGCTTTGTCAAAGACTCGCTCACACGCCAAGCTGATTACCGAACCGAGCAAGCGATTCGCAAAACGATTGTCGGCATGTTGACCGAGAATTTGCAATTCGAACTGCCACCAACGCTTGTTAAGCGACAAACCAATCGCGAAATGCGTCGCCAAGTCATGGAACTGCAACGCAGCGGTTTCGATGATGAAATGATCAAGCGATTCGTGAACGCGTCGCGTCAAAACGCTCAAACGTCCACCGAAGCCGCTTTGCGTGAACACTTCGTTCTCGAGCAAATTGCTGAAGAGCAAAAGATCGACGCTGAGGAAGCAGATTACGAAGCCGAAATCGAGTTGATCGCTCAACAAGAAGACGCTTCACCTCGCGCCGTTCGATCACGCCTCGAAAAGCAAGGCCAGATGGACGCACTGCGAAACCAAATCGTGGAACGCAAGGTCATCGCACTGATCGTGGAAGCTGCCAAGGTTACCGAAGAGCCTGTCGAGAAGAAGACGGGAGAAGAAGGCAGCGAGTTTGCGGTCTACCACAGCGTGCTAGCCACGAAGGACACCAGCGAGATTCCTGAAGCGAAGTACGATGACGACGCTGCGTTAGAAGGAAACAAAGTCGAGAAAGAAAAAGACCGCGAAGAAGAGTAA
- a CDS encoding outer membrane protein assembly factor BamB family protein produces MQRPFVAAFITALALVPSLVWVPSSAVAQELMPSHVAAKLGLVESWTRTVTAPMGTQSISDLLLHVHDADPNEYVEVVASQPGAKASPATGKSAADETKEGGAESDVDNVRVMSRIWTNQADRLGEPIGLAEAERLAKNEVRRLKRYGIEASIRTTQSPRVRLYSVSNDGTLEARDAETGAVIWMTRVGNRKLNFGGLGVDDQLLTVINGTNLIVVDATNGEVVKELRLRRPPLFGAINSGDYVMVLGIGGDVDSYLLSDLERDIFYSSFQGRALAPPVKAPGDSTKVVWATDAHFIYGMELQGKPSIQFRFATDGMVSGKLARASGDRFFFGTDNGQVYGIRANRTGEVLWSQPFGEPFYDEPVIFGDQLFIRSAYGTLYCVSVATGEPIWDQPAKSVDELIGAVGKGLFVRSTSGAMAVIDQKTGDRVELFRSLRPGRLLKNTLTNRLYLVSENGVIQCLRPEDAELPTLNIQPDSSEEEAADAGEGDAKPESEEAAQPDTMDPFGAGASDPFGAGASDPFGAGDGGMSDPFGSGAGESSDPFADPFGG; encoded by the coding sequence ATGCAACGCCCTTTTGTTGCCGCTTTCATCACAGCGCTCGCCCTTGTCCCTAGCCTCGTTTGGGTGCCATCATCCGCGGTGGCCCAGGAACTAATGCCATCTCACGTGGCTGCCAAGCTTGGTTTGGTCGAGAGTTGGACGCGCACTGTCACCGCTCCGATGGGAACTCAGTCGATTTCGGACTTGCTGTTGCATGTTCACGACGCGGATCCCAATGAGTATGTCGAAGTGGTCGCTAGCCAACCCGGTGCCAAAGCGTCGCCCGCTACTGGCAAGAGTGCGGCTGATGAAACGAAGGAGGGTGGAGCGGAAAGCGACGTGGACAACGTTCGCGTGATGAGCCGCATTTGGACCAATCAAGCCGATCGTCTGGGCGAACCGATTGGACTAGCCGAGGCCGAGCGACTCGCCAAGAATGAAGTTCGCAGGTTAAAACGCTATGGCATCGAAGCGAGCATTCGAACCACCCAATCGCCTCGCGTTCGTTTGTATTCAGTATCAAACGACGGAACACTTGAGGCCCGGGACGCTGAAACGGGGGCAGTGATCTGGATGACTCGCGTTGGCAATCGGAAGTTGAATTTCGGTGGGCTAGGAGTCGATGATCAACTGCTTACCGTTATCAACGGAACTAACCTTATTGTCGTCGACGCCACCAACGGTGAAGTTGTTAAAGAGCTGCGTCTGCGACGACCACCACTCTTTGGCGCCATCAACAGCGGCGACTATGTGATGGTGCTAGGTATCGGTGGAGACGTTGATTCGTACCTGTTGAGTGACTTAGAACGCGATATTTTCTATTCGAGCTTTCAAGGCCGCGCTCTCGCACCACCAGTAAAAGCACCTGGCGATTCCACTAAAGTCGTTTGGGCAACTGACGCACACTTCATCTACGGAATGGAATTGCAGGGCAAACCATCCATCCAGTTTCGCTTTGCGACCGACGGGATGGTGTCTGGCAAACTGGCTCGTGCTAGCGGCGACCGCTTCTTCTTCGGTACCGACAATGGTCAGGTCTACGGGATTCGAGCGAACCGCACAGGCGAGGTCTTGTGGAGCCAACCGTTTGGCGAGCCGTTCTATGACGAACCGGTGATCTTTGGTGATCAGCTTTTCATTCGGTCGGCCTATGGAACGCTTTACTGCGTGTCGGTCGCGACGGGTGAGCCAATTTGGGATCAACCCGCGAAATCTGTTGATGAGCTGATTGGTGCGGTTGGCAAGGGTTTGTTTGTGCGGAGTACATCCGGAGCAATGGCCGTGATCGACCAAAAGACCGGTGACCGCGTTGAACTATTCCGCAGCCTCAGACCCGGGCGTTTGCTGAAGAATACGCTGACCAATCGTTTGTATTTGGTGAGCGAAAATGGCGTCATCCAGTGTTTGCGACCCGAGGACGCTGAGCTGCCGACTCTTAACATTCAGCCCGATAGTTCGGAAGAAGAAGCCGCGGATGCTGGTGAAGGCGATGCGAAGCCAGAATCCGAAGAGGCAGCTCAGCCCGATACGATGGACCCCTTTGGTGCCGGTGCAAGCGATCCCTTCGGCGCCGGTGCGAGTGACCCATTTGGTGCTGGCGATGGCGGAATGTCGGATCCGTTTGGAAGTGGAGCGGGTGAATCATCCGACCCGTTCGCGGATCCGTTCGGAGGCTAG